In the genome of Candidatus Babeliales bacterium, one region contains:
- the rplT gene encoding 50S ribosomal protein L20, with the protein MSRVKRGTVTKKRHKRLLNKTKGFWGQRKNIFKRAHETLLRAWAFAFKSRKLYKRDMRSLFIARITASVRQHETSYSKFIHGLKLANIDLNRKMLSQLSIFEPAAFFRLVEITKQ; encoded by the coding sequence ATGTCACGAGTTAAACGCGGTACGGTTACAAAAAAAAGACATAAACGTCTATTAAACAAAACTAAAGGTTTTTGGGGACAACGCAAAAATATCTTTAAAAGAGCTCATGAAACATTATTGCGCGCGTGGGCTTTTGCGTTTAAAAGTAGAAAATTATATAAACGTGATATGCGTTCCTTGTTTATTGCTCGCATCACCGCTTCTGTAAGGCAACATGAAACATCATATAGTAAATTCATACATGGTTTAAAGCTTGCAAACATTGATCTTAATAGAAAAATGTTAAGTCAGTTATCAATATTTGAACCAGCAGCATTTTTCCGACTTGTTGAGATAACTAAACAATAG
- the rpmI gene encoding 50S ribosomal protein L35, translated as MAKITKIKMKTNSSAKKRFSKTGGKIVKIKRGKAYRRHLMTRASAKTNRQLRQATYFTPADLPRIKLLLPN; from the coding sequence ATGGCAAAAATAACTAAAATAAAAATGAAAACAAATTCTTCAGCAAAAAAGCGTTTTTCAAAAACGGGCGGTAAAATAGTTAAAATTAAACGTGGAAAAGCGTATAGGCGTCATTTGATGACACGAGCTAGTGCTAAAACAAATCGTCAATTGCGTCAAGCTACCTATTTCACTCCTGCTGATTTGCCGAGAATCAAACTTTTATTACCAAATTAA
- the recA gene encoding recombinase RecA: MKIKSPSVTQEERIKDKNQTELSMKKKMLEVTFSQIDKQYGSGAVMKLGDSTNNNIEAVSTGSILIDRAIGIGGLPVGRIIEIFGPEASGKTTLAMHVIAQSQKRGGICAFIDAEHALDVTYAKGLGINAEELIISQPDYGEQALDITEMLIRSGAIDVIVIDSVAALVPKAELEGDMGDSHMGLQARLMSQALRKLTPVIHKSKTVLIFINQIRQNIGAMPFANKETTTGGNALKFYASVRLDVRKIASLKKNDVTIGNRVRVRVVKNKVAPPFKQVELDLLFSEGISKELDLLDAALHFKIITQAGSWFAFNDVKIAQGRDQVLQHLKITQNFNEIYVKVIDAIKIEKNALFLSEPDVETNENSAECE, translated from the coding sequence ATGAAAATAAAATCACCGAGTGTTACGCAAGAAGAGCGCATAAAAGACAAAAATCAGACCGAGCTTTCTATGAAAAAGAAAATGCTTGAAGTAACTTTTTCACAAATTGACAAGCAATATGGCAGTGGCGCTGTTATGAAGCTTGGAGACTCTACTAATAACAATATCGAAGCTGTTTCAACGGGATCTATTCTCATTGATCGTGCGATTGGCATTGGTGGGTTACCAGTTGGCAGAATTATTGAAATATTTGGACCAGAAGCCTCCGGTAAAACAACTTTAGCTATGCATGTTATCGCTCAATCGCAAAAACGTGGTGGAATTTGTGCGTTTATTGATGCTGAGCATGCACTTGATGTTACGTACGCTAAAGGTTTGGGTATTAATGCTGAAGAATTAATCATTTCTCAGCCAGACTATGGTGAGCAAGCTCTTGATATCACTGAAATGCTTATCCGATCAGGTGCTATAGATGTCATTGTTATTGACTCTGTCGCAGCTTTGGTACCTAAGGCAGAATTAGAAGGGGATATGGGGGATTCTCATATGGGTTTACAAGCACGACTTATGTCACAAGCTTTACGTAAATTGACTCCTGTTATTCATAAATCAAAAACAGTCCTTATTTTTATTAATCAAATTCGACAAAATATCGGTGCAATGCCTTTTGCGAATAAAGAAACAACCACTGGCGGTAATGCATTAAAATTTTATGCATCAGTAAGACTTGATGTTCGCAAAATAGCTAGCCTTAAAAAAAATGATGTTACTATTGGAAATCGTGTTCGTGTTCGTGTTGTAAAAAATAAAGTAGCGCCTCCCTTTAAACAAGTTGAACTTGATTTATTGTTTAGCGAAGGCATTAGTAAAGAGCTTGATCTTCTTGATGCAGCTTTACATTTTAAAATAATTACTCAAGCGGGTTCATGGTTTGCATTTAATGATGTAAAAATAGCTCAAGGTCGTGATCAAGTTTTGCAACATTTAAAAATAACTCAGAATTTTAATGAGATTTATGTAAAAGTTATTGATGCAATAAAAATAGAAAAAAATGCTTTATTTTTATCTGAACCTGATGTGGAAACAAATGAAAATAGTGCAGAATGTGAATAA
- a CDS encoding SurA N-terminal domain-containing protein yields the protein MIITIRNQFKQSTFRYIAFLIVIIIAASMISIPSLMQYHSTGTEWALKVNNEKIPYKVFAQEVAEQNEFLAQIRAQYGQYADLLMHSLHLQTDSKSLACEILIKKALMDQSIAALGIYIHPSFITKSINNAQFARQYLSSVLPAFLFDSAGTLKIETLKIFLQHKGISIRDFESKIENSLAQLQYLQFITSSCYIPTFELKQEFIKQNLSKKFSYLTFSFDSYFIAEKKNAISDENAREFYTKESTHHRRYWDPEKRSGLVWRFDPKSYGITISPEQINEYYNNNKVNNYVHEPVKIQVQQITEKQLSKFPGVSLEMVRDDIIENPSSPWKHSWTLLEPFARGEKKGSFEEEAFALTNNNEISSVIDTKDGKVIIQLVRRIPRVYKPIAEVHNEIKNILIEKQFKKSFSSDLKTLIAKGDTKTLEAFIAQKGTNKEFVDGIIKNDTLLSRELFDSKQDQYGFFIEDGIGYATLLTRIVERNLPDFNSIKEIVINDVHEQRAREEMLQDIKHAKLAALSSSFDVIAKELNVPLRYTDMIDPHDDKKMQELEKKELPSKNMLKLDKVGSITVHNGEKVSFLIKVDAIQEFIQSDFDMAQKAIKRTLTPYSINSHIESFVASLHRNATIETNESILITDKEYSE from the coding sequence ATGATTATCACTATTCGCAATCAATTTAAACAATCAACATTTCGATATATTGCTTTTCTTATTGTCATTATTATAGCCGCTAGTATGATCTCAATTCCTTCATTAATGCAGTACCATTCAACCGGAACAGAATGGGCATTAAAAGTTAATAACGAAAAAATACCTTATAAAGTATTTGCGCAAGAAGTTGCTGAACAGAATGAATTCCTTGCTCAAATTCGTGCTCAATATGGTCAATATGCAGACCTATTAATGCATTCACTGCATCTGCAAACTGATTCCAAATCATTAGCTTGCGAAATATTAATAAAAAAAGCATTAATGGATCAATCTATTGCTGCATTAGGGATTTATATTCATCCAAGTTTTATAACAAAAAGCATTAATAATGCTCAATTTGCCCGACAATATTTATCAAGTGTTTTACCTGCATTTCTTTTTGATTCTGCTGGAACATTAAAAATTGAAACACTTAAAATATTCTTACAGCATAAAGGTATTTCAATTCGTGATTTTGAAAGTAAAATTGAAAATAGTTTAGCTCAACTACAATATCTACAGTTTATAACATCTTCATGTTATATTCCTACTTTTGAGCTGAAACAAGAATTTATCAAACAAAATCTTAGTAAGAAATTTTCATATCTTACTTTCTCATTTGATTCATATTTTATAGCTGAAAAGAAAAATGCTATAAGCGATGAAAATGCACGTGAATTTTATACCAAGGAAAGCACACATCATCGTCGTTATTGGGATCCAGAAAAACGTAGTGGTTTGGTGTGGAGATTTGATCCAAAAAGTTATGGAATCACCATATCGCCAGAACAAATTAATGAATATTACAACAACAATAAAGTTAATAATTATGTACATGAGCCTGTTAAAATACAAGTTCAACAAATAACCGAAAAACAATTATCAAAATTTCCCGGTGTCTCTCTTGAAATGGTGCGCGATGATATAATAGAAAATCCATCATCACCATGGAAACATTCATGGACGTTGCTTGAACCATTTGCTCGTGGTGAAAAAAAAGGATCTTTTGAAGAAGAAGCATTTGCTCTAACAAATAATAATGAAATTTCATCGGTAATAGATACGAAAGATGGAAAAGTTATTATACAATTAGTTAGGCGTATTCCTCGCGTATATAAACCTATAGCTGAAGTGCACAATGAAATTAAAAATATATTGATAGAAAAGCAGTTCAAAAAAAGCTTTTCTAGTGATCTTAAAACACTTATAGCAAAAGGTGATACAAAAACGCTCGAGGCATTTATTGCGCAAAAAGGCACAAATAAAGAATTTGTTGATGGAATAATCAAAAATGATACACTTCTTTCACGAGAACTTTTTGATAGCAAACAAGATCAGTATGGATTTTTTATAGAAGATGGAATAGGTTACGCTACCTTGTTAACGCGTATTGTTGAACGTAACCTTCCAGATTTTAATTCGATTAAAGAAATTGTGATAAATGATGTGCACGAACAACGTGCACGTGAAGAAATGCTACAAGATATAAAACATGCAAAATTGGCAGCATTAAGTTCTTCATTTGATGTCATTGCTAAGGAACTTAATGTACCTTTGCGCTATACGGATATGATAGATCCTCATGATGATAAAAAGATGCAAGAACTAGAAAAAAAAGAACTTCCGTCAAAAAACATGCTTAAACTTGATAAAGTAGGATCAATAACTGTTCATAATGGCGAAAAAGTGAGTTTTTTGATTAAAGTCGATGCTATTCAAGAATTTATTCAAAGTGATTTTGATATGGCACAGAAAGCCATAAAAAGAACATTAACGCCGTATAGCATAAATAGTCATATAGAGAGCTTTGTTGCTTCTTTGCATAGAAATGCTACAATAGAAACTAATGAGTCAATACTTATAACAGATAAAGAATATTCAGAATGA
- a CDS encoding CarD family transcriptional regulator: MFVHNEKVVYPGHGVAVISCIIEKKIAGRSLQFFELRFLNKDMTILVPTDNATAVGIRPLSSTEYIHDIFKLLAQPIVSKQFDTVVTNWNKRNKEYQGKLRSGNLLELCAIYRDLRHIEINKELSFGEKNLLQQTENLLIEEISIVTKIDSAEAAQQLKELVLPQNKKNQARAA; this comes from the coding sequence ATGTTTGTTCACAATGAAAAAGTTGTTTATCCAGGTCACGGAGTAGCTGTTATAAGCTGTATTATTGAAAAAAAAATAGCTGGTCGATCATTGCAGTTTTTCGAATTACGCTTTCTTAATAAGGATATGACTATTCTTGTTCCAACAGATAATGCGACAGCTGTAGGAATTAGGCCTCTTAGTTCTACCGAATATATACATGATATTTTTAAATTATTAGCACAACCAATAGTGTCAAAGCAATTTGATACGGTAGTAACTAACTGGAACAAACGTAATAAAGAATATCAAGGAAAATTGCGTAGCGGAAACCTTTTAGAGCTATGTGCTATTTATAGAGATCTTAGGCATATCGAAATTAATAAAGAGCTTTCTTTTGGTGAAAAAAATTTATTACAACAGACAGAAAACTTACTTATTGAAGAAATTTCGATTGTAACAAAAATAGATAGTGCTGAGGCAGCACAACAATTAAAAGAATTAGTTCTACCACAAAATAAAAAAAATCAAGCGCGAGCTGCGTAA
- the miaA gene encoding tRNA (adenosine(37)-N6)-dimethylallyltransferase MiaA, translated as MGGYKKKLSCMLIVMKKQIISNPCMLILYGPTGTGKTDMALKIAEHVPAEIINMDMGQFYTSVSIGTAKPDWKNSITPHHLFDIIDQPVNYTVSEYRMLLYKTVRDIIQRNKIPIIVGGSSFYLYSLFFPPQEVIQCGDISHLYSKNTTMWDELYMIDPHRALSIAKTDIYRINRALAIWHATKKLPSSYAPTYKPEMNFFLLFVTRDRQDLISRIENRVVEMIQHGWIDEAKALIDTPWKNFLQQKNMIGYNEIFNYLSHEKSIISHSLLINQINIKTRQYAKRQCTFWGKLEREIKRETKYTNSNIDCIETVNLTNVDMDLYINELLQRFSLDRNHE; from the coding sequence ATGGGGGGTTACAAAAAAAAACTTTCATGTATGCTTATTGTTATGAAAAAACAAATAATTAGTAATCCATGTATGTTGATTCTTTACGGACCAACTGGTACTGGTAAAACTGATATGGCTCTTAAAATTGCTGAACATGTTCCTGCTGAAATAATTAATATGGATATGGGACAATTTTATACTTCTGTATCAATTGGAACAGCAAAGCCAGATTGGAAAAATAGTATAACGCCTCATCATCTCTTTGACATAATTGATCAACCTGTTAATTATACGGTGTCAGAGTATCGAATGTTATTATATAAAACAGTGCGTGATATAATTCAACGTAATAAGATACCAATTATTGTTGGAGGTAGCAGTTTCTATTTATATTCGTTGTTCTTTCCTCCGCAGGAAGTAATCCAGTGTGGCGACATATCACATCTCTATTCAAAAAATACTACTATGTGGGATGAGCTTTATATGATCGATCCCCATCGAGCATTAAGTATAGCTAAAACAGATATTTATCGCATTAATCGCGCATTAGCTATATGGCATGCAACTAAAAAACTACCCTCATCATATGCGCCTACATATAAGCCAGAAATGAATTTTTTTCTCTTATTTGTAACGAGAGATCGTCAGGATTTGATAAGTCGTATAGAAAACAGGGTTGTTGAAATGATACAGCATGGTTGGATTGATGAAGCAAAGGCATTAATTGATACACCATGGAAAAATTTTTTGCAACAGAAAAATATGATCGGTTATAATGAAATTTTTAATTACTTATCTCATGAAAAATCAATAATATCGCACTCTCTATTGATTAATCAAATAAATATAAAAACAAGACAATATGCAAAGCGCCAATGTACGTTTTGGGGCAAATTAGAACGTGAAATAAAAAGAGAAACAAAGTATACTAATTCTAATATTGACTGTATTGAGACAGTAAATTTGACAAATGTCGATATGGATTTATATATAAACGAGTTGTTACAACGATTTTCATTGGATAGAAATCATGAATAA
- the infC gene encoding translation initiation factor IF-3 — MLKERKENVPLINQQIRAENVQLITQDGENIGIIGRNQALRQAEEAGLDLVLIAATGKDGIPVVKIMDFGKILYEKKKKTIEAKKHQKVIQIKEIKMNPKIGEHDYQTKIKQTVQFLTSGKRVKITLSFKGREMATKDIRGSELFAKIQKSFEEYEWAHNLVQEQDSKMGKMWSRIYYLK; from the coding sequence ATGTTGAAGGAAAGAAAAGAGAACGTTCCATTGATTAATCAGCAAATTCGCGCTGAAAATGTTCAACTTATAACGCAAGACGGTGAAAATATTGGTATTATTGGTAGAAATCAAGCTTTACGTCAGGCAGAAGAAGCTGGGCTTGATTTAGTCTTGATAGCGGCAACAGGAAAAGACGGTATTCCTGTTGTGAAAATTATGGATTTTGGCAAAATTCTTTATGAAAAGAAAAAAAAGACTATTGAGGCGAAAAAACATCAAAAGGTGATTCAGATAAAAGAAATAAAAATGAATCCTAAAATTGGTGAACATGACTATCAAACAAAGATTAAACAAACAGTACAATTTTTAACTTCAGGCAAACGAGTAAAAATAACCCTTTCATTTAAAGGGCGAGAAATGGCAACTAAAGACATTCGAGGATCAGAACTTTTTGCTAAAATTCAAAAAAGTTTTGAAGAATATGAATGGGCACATAATCTTGTGCAAGAACAAGATTCAAAAATGGGTAAAATGTGGTCACGTATTTATTATTTAAAATAA
- a CDS encoding cell division protein ZapA: protein MINDKRSYKVQIFEEYYILSSDEPEALVIKAATMIDASMKEISNHFAITDVKKIAILSALRFANKLLRYEHEHDSNEQKIVALKNYIDQELSLLNV from the coding sequence ATGATAAATGATAAAAGAAGTTATAAAGTACAAATTTTCGAAGAATACTATATTCTTTCAAGTGATGAACCTGAAGCATTGGTAATAAAAGCTGCAACAATGATTGATGCATCTATGAAAGAGATAAGCAATCACTTTGCAATTACTGATGTAAAAAAGATAGCAATATTGTCAGCATTACGTTTTGCAAATAAATTATTGCGATATGAACATGAACATGATAGTAATGAACAGAAAATAGTAGCTCTAAAAAATTATATTGATCAAGAACTATCGTTATTAAATGTGTAA
- a CDS encoding SPOR domain-containing protein, protein MNKWKDSHGQSFSEVKNCFCKDNQGLYITNRQLSFIVAGMIFIVFSIFITGYFLGKKSVIEQYGHVLRSDVSANINCAIDDFDTLHNENENRNALSLLPENMTTEKIINEIALPLTHNNNTHHANNVDQNNAQHYYAQLIGFGTEKAAQLFVKKLAAKGIETELKKRVSKTVKGRSSYWYQVVTTTYSDKNELDQLINRIAKEENIKDICVRNC, encoded by the coding sequence ATGAATAAGTGGAAAGATTCTCATGGGCAATCATTCTCTGAAGTTAAAAATTGTTTTTGTAAAGACAATCAAGGTCTCTATATAACTAATAGGCAACTGAGTTTTATTGTTGCAGGAATGATATTCATCGTTTTTTCTATTTTTATAACGGGATATTTTCTAGGTAAAAAAAGTGTTATTGAACAATATGGTCACGTGCTTCGTTCGGATGTTTCTGCAAATATAAACTGTGCAATAGATGATTTTGATACCCTACATAATGAAAATGAAAACAGGAATGCTTTATCTTTATTGCCTGAAAATATGACAACAGAAAAAATTATTAACGAAATCGCATTGCCGTTAACGCATAACAACAATACGCATCACGCTAATAATGTCGATCAAAACAATGCGCAACATTATTATGCACAGCTCATAGGATTTGGAACTGAAAAAGCTGCTCAGCTATTTGTAAAAAAGCTTGCAGCTAAGGGAATTGAAACGGAGCTAAAAAAACGCGTTAGTAAAACCGTAAAAGGCCGATCATCATATTGGTATCAAGTGGTAACAACTACCTATTCTGATAAAAATGAACTAGATCAACTGATTAATAGGATAGCGAAAGAAGAAAATATAAAAGATATATGCGTACGTAATTGTTAA